One genomic segment of Pseudomonas sp. RU47 includes these proteins:
- a CDS encoding polyurethane esterase produces the protein MGLFDYKNADGKALYSDAIALTLYAYTPTGKPLPATAWAPVTATALGYQGKVGPQGTFFGEKDGFTSAEAEVLGKYDAAGKLIGIGVAFRGTGGLGYSDTFGDLKNNLLAAIGPSDYASNYAKNAFDNLLKAVAAFAIANGIGAKDVLLSGHSLGGLGVNSVAELSASNWGGFFKDANYITFASPTQSSTGNNVLNIGFENDPVFRVLDGTTFSSASMGKHDKPHDSTTDNIVNFNDNYASTAQNLVPFSIVNPLNWSAHSSLGYADGLNRVIDSRFYNLTHKDSTIIVSNLEEASRGKTWVEDLGRSGEPHTGSTFIIGTQSNDWLKGGAGNDFLEGLGGDDRFRDDGGYNILLGGQGHNTFELQKPLQNFSFANDGDGTLYVRDAYGGISMTRDIGALVSKESGSWWGSKEITWGVTAKGLTNGSELTQYNHSLSGDGYANALHASADGDWLFGLGGDDKLISDKGHVTFVGGAGNDVMTAVGGNNTFLFSGAFGFDAINGYQGSDKLVFMGVEGAGQGYDYKQHASQTGSDTVLKIGDYAVTLIGVGVANLSDSSFMFA, from the coding sequence ATGGGACTGTTCGATTATAAAAATGCCGATGGCAAAGCGTTGTACAGCGACGCCATCGCACTGACGCTGTATGCCTACACGCCGACCGGCAAACCGTTGCCGGCCACCGCTTGGGCGCCGGTCACGGCGACGGCGCTGGGCTATCAGGGCAAGGTCGGGCCACAAGGCACGTTCTTTGGCGAGAAGGACGGCTTCACCAGCGCCGAAGCCGAAGTGCTCGGCAAATACGACGCTGCCGGCAAGTTGATTGGCATCGGCGTGGCCTTTCGCGGCACCGGCGGGCTGGGTTACAGCGATACTTTCGGCGACCTGAAAAACAACCTGCTGGCCGCCATCGGGCCTTCGGATTACGCGAGCAACTACGCGAAAAACGCCTTCGACAATCTGCTCAAGGCTGTCGCCGCGTTCGCCATTGCCAACGGCATCGGTGCCAAGGACGTGCTGCTCAGCGGCCACAGCCTCGGCGGGCTCGGGGTCAACAGCGTGGCCGAGCTGAGCGCGAGCAACTGGGGCGGTTTCTTCAAGGACGCCAACTACATCACCTTCGCCTCGCCAACCCAGAGCAGCACCGGCAATAACGTGCTGAACATCGGTTTCGAGAACGACCCGGTGTTCCGCGTGCTCGACGGCACCACGTTCAGCAGCGCGTCGATGGGCAAGCACGACAAGCCCCACGATTCGACCACCGACAACATCGTCAACTTCAACGACAACTACGCGTCCACCGCGCAGAACCTGGTGCCGTTCAGCATCGTCAATCCGCTGAACTGGTCGGCCCACAGTTCGCTGGGGTATGCCGATGGCTTGAATCGGGTGATCGATTCCAGGTTCTACAACCTGACGCATAAAGACTCGACGATCATCGTCTCCAATCTGGAAGAAGCGTCTCGCGGCAAGACCTGGGTTGAGGATCTCGGCCGTAGCGGCGAGCCGCACACCGGCAGCACCTTCATCATCGGCACGCAGAGCAACGACTGGCTCAAGGGCGGCGCGGGTAACGACTTCCTCGAAGGCCTGGGCGGCGATGACCGTTTCCGTGATGACGGCGGCTACAACATTCTGCTCGGCGGCCAAGGGCATAACACCTTCGAACTGCAGAAACCGCTGCAGAACTTCAGCTTCGCCAACGACGGTGACGGCACGCTGTACGTGCGCGACGCTTACGGCGGCATCAGCATGACCCGCGACATCGGCGCGCTGGTGAGCAAGGAGTCGGGGTCGTGGTGGGGCAGCAAGGAAATCACTTGGGGCGTCACCGCCAAGGGTTTGACCAACGGCAGCGAGCTGACCCAGTACAACCACTCGCTCAGCGGCGATGGCTACGCCAATGCGCTGCACGCCTCGGCTGACGGTGACTGGCTATTCGGCCTCGGTGGCGATGACAAGCTGATCAGCGACAAGGGCCATGTGACTTTCGTCGGTGGCGCCGGTAATGACGTGATGACTGCCGTGGGTGGCAACAACACCTTCCTGTTCAGCGGCGCGTTTGGTTTCGATGCCATCAACGGTTATCAGGGCAGCGACAAACTGGTGTTCATGGGCGTCGAAGGCGCGGGGCAGGGCTACGACTACAAGCAACACGCGTCGCAGACCGGCAGCGATACCGTGCTGAAGATTGGCGACTATGCCGTGACCCTGATCGGGGTGGGAGTGGCTAACCTGTCGGACTCCAGTTTCATGTTCGCGTAG
- a CDS encoding polyurethane esterase has translation MGVYDYKNFGTADSKALFSDAMAITLYSYHNLDNGFAAGYQHNGFGLGLPATLVTALLGGTDSQGVIPGIPWNPDSEKLALDAVKQAGWTPITASQLGYDGKTDARGTFFGEKAGYTTAQVEILGKYDAQGHLTELGIAFRGTSGPRENLILDSIGDVINDLLAAFGPKDYAKNYVGEAFGNLLNDVVAFAKANGLSGKDVLVSGHSLGGLAVNSMADLSGGKWGGFFADSNYIAYASPTQSSTDKVLNVGYENDPVFRALDGSTFTGASVGVHDAPKESATDNIVSFNDHYASTAWNLLPYSILNIPTWISHLPTAYGDGMNRVIDSKFYDLTSRDSTIIVANLSDPARANTWVQDLNRNAETHKGSTFIIGSDANDLIQGGSGNDYLEGRAGNDTFRDSGGYNVILGGQGSNTLDLQSAVKNFDFANDGAGNLYVRDANGGISITRDIGSIVTKEPGFLWGLFKDDVTHSVTASGLKVGNNVTAYESSVKGSAGADTLKAHSGGDWLFGLDGNDHLIGGAGNDVFVGGAGNDLMESGGGADTFLFNGAFGQDRVVGYTSNDKLVFLGVQGVLPAEDFRAHAATVGQDTVLTFGNDSVTLVGVSLNSLSAEGVVIA, from the coding sequence ATGGGTGTGTATGACTACAAGAACTTCGGCACAGCCGATTCCAAGGCGTTGTTCAGCGATGCCATGGCGATCACGCTGTATTCCTATCACAACCTCGATAATGGCTTTGCCGCCGGTTATCAGCACAACGGATTCGGCCTCGGCCTGCCCGCCACGCTGGTCACGGCGCTGCTCGGCGGCACCGATTCACAAGGGGTTATTCCCGGCATTCCGTGGAACCCCGACTCGGAAAAACTCGCCCTCGACGCCGTGAAACAGGCCGGCTGGACGCCGATCACCGCCTCGCAATTGGGCTACGACGGCAAGACCGATGCGCGAGGAACCTTCTTTGGCGAGAAGGCCGGCTACACCACCGCGCAAGTGGAAATCCTCGGCAAGTACGATGCTCAGGGCCATCTGACCGAACTCGGCATTGCCTTTCGCGGCACCAGCGGCCCGCGGGAAAACCTGATCCTCGACTCCATCGGCGACGTGATCAACGACCTGCTCGCGGCCTTCGGCCCCAAGGATTACGCCAAGAACTACGTCGGCGAAGCCTTCGGCAATCTGCTCAATGATGTGGTGGCGTTTGCCAAGGCCAACGGTCTCAGCGGCAAGGACGTACTGGTCAGTGGCCACAGCCTCGGCGGCCTGGCGGTCAACAGCATGGCCGATTTGAGCGGCGGCAAGTGGGGCGGTTTCTTCGCCGATTCCAACTACATCGCCTACGCCTCGCCAACCCAGAGCAGCACCGACAAAGTGCTCAACGTCGGCTACGAAAACGACCCGGTGTTCCGCGCCCTCGACGGTTCGACCTTCACCGGCGCCTCCGTCGGCGTGCACGATGCGCCCAAAGAGTCTGCCACCGACAACATCGTCAGTTTCAACGATCATTACGCCTCGACCGCGTGGAATCTGCTGCCGTACTCGATCCTCAACATTCCCACCTGGATCTCGCACTTGCCGACTGCGTATGGCGACGGCATGAACCGGGTGATCGACTCAAAATTCTACGACCTCACCAGCCGCGACTCGACGATCATTGTCGCCAACCTCTCGGACCCGGCGCGGGCCAACACTTGGGTGCAGGACCTCAACCGCAACGCCGAAACCCACAAGGGCAGCACGTTCATCATCGGCAGTGACGCCAACGATCTGATCCAGGGCGGCAGCGGCAACGATTATCTGGAGGGTCGCGCCGGCAACGACACCTTCCGCGACAGCGGCGGCTACAACGTCATCCTTGGCGGGCAGGGCAGCAACACCCTCGATCTGCAAAGTGCAGTGAAGAACTTCGACTTCGCCAATGACGGCGCCGGCAACTTGTACGTGCGCGATGCCAACGGCGGGATCAGCATCACCCGCGACATCGGCAGTATCGTCACCAAGGAACCGGGGTTTCTCTGGGGCCTGTTCAAGGACGATGTGACCCACAGCGTCACGGCCAGCGGTTTGAAGGTCGGCAACAACGTCACTGCTTACGAGTCCAGCGTCAAAGGCAGCGCTGGTGCCGACACGCTGAAGGCGCATTCGGGTGGCGACTGGTTGTTCGGGCTGGACGGTAACGATCACCTGATCGGTGGCGCGGGCAACGACGTGTTTGTTGGCGGCGCCGGCAACGACCTGATGGAGTCGGGAGGCGGGGCGGATACGTTCCTGTTCAACGGGGCGTTCGGGCAGGACCGGGTGGTCGGTTACACGTCCAACGACAAACTGGTGTTTCTCGGTGTCCAGGGTGTGTTGCCGGCGGAGGACTTCCGTGCCCATGCCGCCACCGTTGGGCAGGACACGGTGCTGACGTTTGGCAATGATTCAGTGACGTTGGTCGGGGTGTCGCTGAATAGCCTGAGTGCTGAGGGTGTTGTGATCGCCTGA
- a CDS encoding YgdI/YgdR family lipoprotein, with protein sequence MKIKSLGIPFAIVAALALAGCSTPTVVTLQNGTQYLTKDMPKTKTKDGFYEFEDISGAKVKVRADEVATVREED encoded by the coding sequence ATGAAAATCAAGTCACTGGGCATCCCTTTCGCCATCGTCGCCGCGCTGGCACTGGCCGGTTGCTCGACGCCGACGGTAGTCACTCTGCAGAACGGCACCCAGTATCTGACCAAGGACATGCCGAAAACCAAAACCAAGGACGGCTTCTATGAGTTCGAGGATATTTCCGGGGCCAAGGTGAAGGTCCGCGCCGATGAAGTCGCCACGGTGCGCGAAGAAGACTAG
- a CDS encoding VRR-NUC domain-containing protein, with protein sequence MTANPLDDPFYYLNNFLQVLDWLELRYVDVMSETEHAFIRDFKALPRASQGLLVRMVMRKGVHFRAGKLNYVEIGDIAAAAQPLLERGWIDEHAPLALAELFDVLLKAEILQAFAAFIEQPKGRKDDWLAVLAEQFADTRSLRDWAPQLDDRLFSLTLMDLCDRLRLMFFGNLYQDWSEFVLADLGIFTYEKVEFCADSRGLRSREDVDACLFLHHCQMRFEAGEPLQTIVEQVSALHFDNPWLQRRRGKVLFQIGQYCERISEFALALSIYRDCAYPGARLRMIRVLERSGEYPLALELATLAEQAPESAAEQQGLQRILPRVRRKLGGPPLKRATARPVERLDLQLPRTDPGLSVEFYVQAHLHDDDGPVHYVENSLINSLFGLLCWPAIFAPLPGAFFHPFQRGPVDLLNEDFQQRRAELFQACLRELDDGRYAATIRQRFIDKWGIQSPFVFWGALNETLLEQALACLPAEHLKHWFSRLLLDIKANRAGMPDLIQFWPQHKTYRMIEVKGPGDRLQDNQLRWLEFCHQHQMPVAVCYVQWAEQSA encoded by the coding sequence GTGACTGCCAATCCCCTCGACGATCCGTTCTATTACCTTAACAACTTCCTGCAAGTGCTTGATTGGCTTGAACTTCGCTATGTCGATGTGATGAGCGAAACGGAACACGCGTTCATTCGCGACTTCAAGGCCTTGCCCCGTGCTTCGCAAGGTTTGCTGGTGCGGATGGTGATGCGCAAGGGTGTGCATTTTCGGGCCGGCAAACTCAATTACGTTGAAATCGGTGACATCGCCGCGGCCGCGCAGCCCTTGCTGGAGCGTGGCTGGATCGACGAACACGCGCCGCTGGCCCTCGCCGAGTTGTTCGACGTGCTGCTCAAAGCCGAGATCCTGCAAGCGTTTGCAGCCTTCATCGAGCAGCCCAAGGGCCGCAAGGACGATTGGCTTGCGGTACTCGCCGAGCAGTTTGCAGACACTCGCAGCCTGCGCGATTGGGCGCCGCAGCTCGATGATCGTTTGTTCAGCCTGACCCTCATGGACCTGTGCGACCGCTTGCGTCTGATGTTCTTTGGCAACCTGTATCAGGACTGGTCGGAATTCGTCCTCGCCGACCTGGGCATCTTCACCTATGAAAAAGTCGAGTTCTGCGCCGACTCGCGAGGCCTGCGCAGCCGTGAAGACGTCGACGCCTGTCTGTTCCTGCACCACTGCCAAATGCGTTTCGAGGCCGGCGAGCCGCTGCAAACCATTGTCGAGCAGGTGAGTGCGTTGCACTTCGACAATCCGTGGCTGCAACGCCGGCGCGGCAAGGTGTTGTTCCAGATCGGCCAGTATTGCGAGCGCATCAGCGAATTTGCCCTGGCCCTGAGCATTTACCGCGACTGCGCCTATCCCGGCGCGCGTTTGCGCATGATTCGCGTGCTGGAACGCAGTGGCGAATACCCGTTGGCGTTGGAACTCGCCACGCTGGCAGAACAGGCGCCGGAGAGCGCCGCCGAGCAGCAAGGCCTGCAACGGATATTGCCAAGGGTGCGGCGCAAGCTCGGCGGCCCGCCGCTCAAACGCGCGACGGCCAGGCCGGTCGAGCGTCTGGACCTGCAATTGCCGCGTACCGATCCCGGGTTGTCCGTGGAGTTTTACGTGCAGGCGCATCTGCACGATGACGATGGCCCCGTGCATTACGTGGAAAACAGCCTGATCAACTCGCTGTTCGGCCTGTTGTGCTGGCCGGCGATTTTCGCGCCATTGCCCGGGGCGTTCTTTCACCCGTTCCAGCGTGGCCCGGTGGACCTGCTCAACGAAGACTTCCAGCAACGCCGCGCCGAGCTGTTTCAGGCGTGCCTGCGCGAACTCGATGACGGTCGCTATGCGGCGACCATTCGCCAACGCTTCATTGACAAGTGGGGTATCCAGTCGCCATTCGTGTTCTGGGGCGCATTGAATGAAACGTTGCTGGAGCAAGCACTGGCCTGTTTGCCTGCCGAACACCTCAAGCACTGGTTCAGCCGCTTGCTGCTCGACATCAAGGCCAACCGCGCCGGCATGCCCGACCTGATCCAGTTCTGGCCGCAGCACAAAACCTACCGAATGATCGAGGTCAAAGGCCCCGGCGATCGCCTGCAGGACAACCAATTGCGCTGGCTGGAGTTCTGCCATCAACATCAGATGCCCGTGGCGGTGTGTTACGTGCAATGGGCGGAGCAGAGCGCTTGA
- a CDS encoding ATP-dependent DNA helicase, with product MSYNIAVRALCEFTAKTGDLDLRFTPSPTALEGIAGHRTVASRRSEKYQSEVALEGEFRQLKVKGRADGYDPAQTCLEEVKTYRGDLSKQPANHRQLHWAQAKIYGWLMCCKLELEQINLALVYFDIVSEKETCLVEAFSADSLKAFFEQQCTLFLQWAEQEMAHREARNLAAQQLAFPHADFRPGQRHLAESVFKAVSTGRCLMAQAPTGIGKTLGTLFPMLKALAPQQLDKVFFLTAKTPGRKLALDASQVLFDQSPALPLRVLEMVARDKACEHPDKACHGESCPLAQGFYDRLPAAREAASRIRLLDQAALREVAAQHAVCPYYLSQEMARWVDVVIADYNYYFDFSAMLFGLAQLNQWKVAVLADEAHNLVERGRQMYSASLDQFTLGSVRKTAPVALKNSLQRINREWNALHAPQLAAYQAYDKAPEKLLQAISLCCAAIGDYLNDHPQGLDSGLQNFYFDLLQFARVAELYDEHYLFDISKRDLERKKPLSQLCLRNVVPAAFIGPRLKAARSSVLFSATLSPRHYYADLLGTPADTVWIDVESPFCAEQLQVQIVSRISTRFNHRQASLEPIVELIARQFSERPGNYLAFFSSFDYLQQVASLLAERHPHITLWQQSRGMLEGARQAFLDQFTAHSQGIGFAVLGGAFGEGIDLPGARLIGAFIATLGLAQFNPVNEQLKHRMAAIFGAGYDYTYLYPGVQKVVQAAGRVIRTREDRGVVMLIDDRFAESRIKQLLPRWWAINHETAASQFAGLTHTSDHDNGW from the coding sequence TTGAGCTACAACATTGCCGTGCGCGCACTGTGTGAGTTCACCGCCAAGACCGGCGACCTCGACCTGCGCTTCACCCCATCACCCACGGCGCTGGAAGGCATCGCCGGCCACCGCACCGTGGCCTCGCGACGCAGCGAAAAATACCAAAGCGAAGTGGCGCTCGAAGGCGAGTTCCGGCAATTGAAGGTCAAGGGCAGGGCAGACGGTTACGACCCGGCGCAAACCTGCCTGGAAGAAGTCAAAACCTACCGTGGCGACCTGAGCAAACAACCGGCCAATCACCGCCAGTTGCACTGGGCGCAGGCGAAGATCTACGGCTGGTTGATGTGCTGCAAACTGGAACTGGAACAGATCAATCTGGCGCTGGTGTATTTCGATATCGTCAGCGAGAAAGAGACGTGTCTGGTCGAGGCCTTCAGCGCCGATAGCCTCAAGGCCTTTTTCGAACAGCAATGCACGCTCTTCCTGCAATGGGCCGAACAGGAAATGGCCCATCGTGAGGCGCGTAATCTGGCTGCGCAACAACTGGCGTTTCCCCATGCGGATTTTCGTCCCGGTCAGCGGCATCTGGCCGAGTCGGTGTTCAAAGCCGTCAGCACCGGCCGTTGCCTGATGGCCCAGGCGCCGACCGGCATCGGCAAAACCCTCGGCACGCTGTTCCCGATGCTCAAGGCCCTGGCGCCGCAGCAACTGGACAAGGTGTTCTTCCTCACTGCCAAGACACCGGGGCGCAAACTGGCGCTGGATGCCAGTCAGGTGTTGTTCGATCAGTCGCCAGCCTTGCCCTTGCGGGTGCTGGAAATGGTTGCCCGGGACAAGGCCTGCGAACACCCGGACAAAGCCTGCCACGGCGAATCCTGCCCGTTGGCCCAAGGCTTTTATGATCGCTTGCCTGCTGCCAGGGAAGCGGCCAGCCGAATCCGCCTGCTCGATCAAGCGGCCCTGCGCGAGGTCGCCGCGCAACACGCGGTGTGCCCGTATTACCTCAGTCAGGAAATGGCCCGTTGGGTGGACGTGGTGATTGCCGACTACAACTATTACTTCGATTTCAGCGCGATGTTGTTCGGCCTCGCGCAACTCAATCAATGGAAAGTCGCGGTGCTGGCGGACGAGGCGCATAACCTCGTCGAACGGGGTCGGCAGATGTACAGCGCCAGTCTCGATCAGTTCACGTTGGGCAGCGTGCGCAAAACCGCGCCGGTGGCGCTGAAGAACTCCCTGCAACGGATCAACCGCGAATGGAATGCCCTGCATGCGCCGCAACTGGCGGCCTATCAGGCGTACGACAAGGCTCCGGAAAAACTCCTGCAGGCGATTTCGCTGTGTTGCGCCGCTATTGGCGATTACCTCAATGACCATCCGCAGGGTCTCGACAGCGGGCTGCAGAACTTCTACTTCGACCTGCTGCAATTCGCCCGGGTGGCGGAGTTGTACGACGAACATTACCTGTTCGACATCAGCAAGCGTGACCTCGAGCGTAAAAAGCCGCTGTCGCAATTGTGCCTGCGCAACGTGGTGCCGGCCGCGTTCATCGGCCCGCGCCTGAAAGCGGCGCGCAGCAGCGTGCTGTTCTCCGCGACCCTCAGCCCGCGCCACTACTACGCCGATTTGCTCGGTACGCCCGCCGACACCGTGTGGATCGACGTCGAATCGCCGTTTTGTGCCGAGCAACTACAGGTGCAGATCGTCAGCCGCATCTCGACGCGCTTCAATCATCGTCAGGCTTCGCTGGAGCCGATCGTCGAATTGATCGCGCGGCAGTTCAGCGAGCGTCCGGGCAACTATCTGGCGTTTTTCAGCAGCTTCGATTACCTGCAACAAGTGGCGTCGTTACTCGCCGAGCGCCATCCGCACATCACCCTCTGGCAGCAATCGCGGGGGATGCTCGAAGGCGCACGGCAGGCTTTCCTCGATCAGTTCACCGCCCACAGCCAGGGCATCGGCTTTGCCGTGTTGGGCGGTGCGTTCGGCGAAGGCATCGATTTGCCCGGTGCGCGGTTGATCGGCGCGTTCATCGCGACACTGGGGCTGGCGCAGTTCAATCCGGTCAACGAACAACTTAAACACCGCATGGCCGCGATCTTCGGCGCCGGTTATGACTACACCTACCTGTACCCCGGCGTGCAGAAAGTCGTGCAGGCCGCCGGGCGAGTCATCCGGACCCGCGAGGATCGCGGCGTGGTGATGCTGATTGACGACCGCTTTGCCGAGAGCCGGATCAAACAGCTGCTGCCGCGCTGGTGGGCAATCAATCATGAGACGGCCGCTTCCCAATTCGCCGGATTGACGCATACTTCCGATCATGACAATGGCTGGTGA
- a CDS encoding hybrid sensor histidine kinase/response regulator → MSEKNKTAAIEEMRFRLLIDAVVDYAIYMIDPDGIITSWNSGAKRFKGYEEAEILGEHFSRFYTAEDRAAGLPQRALDTAIREGRFEGEGWRVRKDGTNFWSHVVIDPIIDPNGKLLGFAKITRDLTDRKMAEETLKQSEQQFRLLVQGVTDYAIYMLSPEGRVSNWNQGAQRIKGYLPEEIIGQHFSIFYTPEDRELGEPQRALEIATREGRFENKSWRMRKDGTRFLAHVVVDAIRGDTGTLLGFAKITRDITEAHQAQQALEKTREALFQAQKMQAIGQLSGGIAHDFNNLLTVILGNLEIVQKRMGDDAKISRLLENATQGALRGVSLTQRMLAFARRQELKTESVDIAQLVQGITGLLRSSLGPGIRIDTRFPEDLAPVLADTNQLELALLNLATNARDAMPDGGAVSISAEPQVVLELGHSDLPAGRYVCLSVIDTGEGMDEHTLASARDPFFTTKGLGKGTGLGLSMVHGFMEQLGGRFVLKSEKAQGTTAELWIPVAVEGTTSKPLHPPAEPVTVPRLSVLVVDDDSLVLTSTSLLLEDLGHRVVSATSGAQALALFDQGEVIDLMITDMAMPQMSGAQLAHAVRLLKPDLPIILATGYAERLEGFAAQLPRLPKPFTQMNLVAIIAQSMKGGGGQSF, encoded by the coding sequence ATGAGCGAGAAAAACAAGACCGCGGCGATCGAAGAGATGCGTTTTCGTCTGCTGATCGATGCGGTGGTCGACTATGCGATCTACATGATCGATCCCGACGGCATCATCACCAGTTGGAACTCCGGCGCCAAACGCTTCAAGGGCTACGAAGAAGCGGAAATCCTCGGCGAGCATTTCTCCCGCTTTTATACCGCTGAGGATCGCGCCGCCGGTCTGCCGCAACGTGCGCTCGATACGGCGATCCGTGAAGGGCGCTTCGAAGGCGAGGGCTGGCGGGTGCGCAAGGACGGCACCAATTTCTGGTCGCACGTGGTGATCGACCCGATCATAGATCCCAACGGCAAATTGCTCGGTTTCGCCAAGATCACCCGCGACCTGACCGACCGCAAAATGGCCGAGGAAACCCTCAAGCAAAGCGAACAGCAGTTCCGCTTGCTGGTGCAGGGCGTCACCGACTATGCGATCTACATGCTCAGCCCCGAAGGCCGGGTCAGCAACTGGAACCAGGGCGCCCAGCGGATCAAAGGCTATCTGCCGGAAGAAATCATCGGCCAGCACTTTTCGATTTTCTATACCCCTGAAGACCGCGAACTCGGCGAGCCGCAACGGGCGCTGGAAATCGCCACCCGCGAGGGCCGCTTTGAAAACAAGAGCTGGCGCATGCGCAAGGACGGCACGCGGTTTCTTGCTCATGTGGTGGTCGATGCGATCCGTGGTGACACCGGCACATTGCTCGGGTTTGCCAAGATTACCCGCGACATCACCGAAGCCCATCAGGCCCAGCAGGCTTTGGAGAAAACCCGGGAAGCGCTGTTCCAGGCGCAGAAGATGCAGGCCATCGGTCAGCTCAGCGGCGGCATCGCTCATGACTTCAATAATCTGCTGACGGTGATTCTCGGCAATCTGGAAATCGTGCAAAAACGCATGGGTGACGATGCGAAAATCAGCCGGTTGCTGGAAAACGCCACTCAGGGCGCATTGCGCGGTGTGTCGCTGACCCAGCGTATGCTGGCATTTGCCCGCCGTCAGGAATTGAAAACCGAGTCGGTGGATATTGCGCAACTGGTTCAGGGTATTACCGGGTTGCTGCGCAGTTCGCTGGGGCCCGGCATTCGCATCGATACGCGCTTTCCCGAGGATCTGGCGCCGGTGCTGGCGGACACCAATCAGCTGGAACTAGCCTTGCTCAACCTGGCAACCAACGCCCGCGACGCCATGCCCGACGGTGGCGCGGTGAGCATCAGCGCTGAACCGCAAGTGGTGCTCGAGCTGGGGCATTCTGATCTGCCGGCGGGGCGTTACGTCTGCCTCAGTGTGATCGATACCGGGGAGGGCATGGATGAGCACACGCTGGCGTCGGCCAGAGATCCATTCTTCACCACCAAAGGTTTGGGCAAGGGTACTGGACTGGGCTTGTCGATGGTCCACGGCTTCATGGAGCAGCTCGGCGGTCGTTTTGTCCTCAAGAGCGAAAAGGCCCAGGGCACAACGGCTGAACTGTGGATTCCGGTGGCCGTCGAGGGCACGACCAGCAAGCCGCTGCATCCGCCCGCCGAGCCAGTGACGGTGCCACGACTCAGCGTACTGGTGGTGGATGACGATTCGCTGGTGTTGACCAGCACCAGTCTGTTGCTGGAAGACCTCGGGCATCGGGTGGTCAGTGCGACGTCTGGTGCGCAGGCGCTAGCGCTGTTCGATCAGGGCGAGGTGATTGACCTGATGATCACGGACATGGCCATGCCGCAGATGAGCGGCGCGCAGCTGGCCCACGCAGTGCGGCTGCTTAAACCGGATCTGCCGATCATCCTGGCCACCGGTTATGCCGAACGTCTGGAAGGTTTCGCGGCACAACTGCCACGCTTGCCCAAGCCGTTCACGCAAATGAATCTGGTGGCGATCATCGCCCAGTCGATGAAGGGAGGCGGCGGTCAATCGTTCTGA